One region of Glycine max cultivar Williams 82 chromosome 9, Glycine_max_v4.0, whole genome shotgun sequence genomic DNA includes:
- the LOC100809620 gene encoding probable histone-arginine methyltransferase 1.3: MEDSAAQKRKQREFALASVSEVSSAPSSASPGVSLFAGDRLQILNESRHVALNAYLSAIQLFRLGPIESVCMVEESEADKQTSYSSGVAIQFRNEEESEAFHCVYQQWKKGFNVQGGNLPNGTNAITSKSKFDEKIESSSAKMYFHYYGQLLHQQNMLQDYVRTGTYYAAVLENRADFVGRVVIDVGAGSGILSLFAAQAGAKHVYAVEASEMAEYARKLIAGNPILGQRITVIKGKVEDVELPEKADILISEPMGTLLVNERMLESYVIARDRFLTPNGKMFPTVGRIHMAPFSDEYLFVEIANKALFWRQQNYYGVDLTPLHGTAFQGYFSQPVVDAFDPRLLIAAPMFHVLDFTKIKEEELYEIDIPLKFTATVGARLHGLACWFDVLFNGSTARRWLTTAPGSPTTHWYQLRCVLSQPIYVMAGQEITGRMHLIAHTAQSYTIYLKLSAKTWGPGAEQGGILQTSSCKLDLKEPYYRMSQPQAYPLAQDQQPQPLLQTQDIHIQSQELDEVEMMQQPSTKSCAQIDSLMQNAS; this comes from the exons ATGGAGGATTCTGCGGCGCAGAAGAGGAAGCAGCGAGAGTTTGCGCTAGCGTCGGTTTCCGAGGTGTCTTCGGCTCCTTCTTCTGCTTCGCCGGGGGTTTCTCTCTTCGCCGGTGATCGTCTTCAAATTCTGAACGAATCTCGCCATGTTGCTCTCAATGCTTATCTTTCAGCTATTCAg CTATTCAGATTAGGTCCTATTGAATCGGTTTGCATGGTGGAAGAGTCTGAAGCTGACAAACAG ACGTCATATTCCAGTGGAGTTGCTATACAGTTTAGAAATGAGGAAGAGAGTGAGGCCTTCCATTGTGTATACCAACAATGGAAGAAAGGATTCAATGTTCAAG GAGGGAACTTGCCAAATGGAACTAATGCAATAACTTCTAAAAGCAAATTTGATGAAAAGATAGAGTCATCTTCTGcaaaaatgtattttcattattatgGACAACTTCTGCATCAGCAAAATATGTTGCAGGACTATGTGAGGACAG GAACCTATTATGCTGCAGTTCTTGAGAATCGTGCAGATTTCGTAGGTCGTGTAGTAATTGATGTTGGTGCTGGTAGTGGTATTTTGTCACTATTTGCTGCCCAG GCTGGTGCAAAACATGTTTATGCTGTGGAAGCATCTGAAATGGCAGAATATGCACGAAAACTCATAGCTGGGAACCCAATTCTGGGTCAACGAATTACA gtcATTAAAGGCAAAGTTGAGGATGTTGAATTGCCAGAGAAAGCTGATATTCTAATCTCTGAACCCATGG GCACCTTGTTAGTTAACGAAAGAATGCTGGAGTCTTATGTCATTGCCAGAGATAGGTTTCTCACTCCTAATGGGAAAATGTTTCCTACAGTGGGAAG gATTCACATGGCTCCTTTCagtgatgaatatttgtttgttgaaattgcTAATAAG GCCCTGTTTTGGCGGCAACAAAACTATTATGGTGTTGATTTGACGCCCTTACATGGGACTGCCTTTCAAGGATACTTTTCTCAG CCTGTGGTGGATGCTTTTGATCCAAGGTTGTTAATAGCTGCTCCTATGTTCCATGTGTTAGACTTTACCAaaataaag GAAGAAGAGCTGTATGAAATTGACATTCCTCTCAAATTCACAGCCACTGTGGGTGCCAGGCTACATGGGTTGGCATGCTGGTTTGATGTACTGTTCAATGGAAG TACTGCACGAAGGTGGCTTACCACTGCCCCTGGTTCACCTACAACCCACTGGTATCAGTTACGCTGTGTTCTCTCACAGCCAATATATGTCATGGCAGGACAAGAAATCACTGGCAGGATGCACTTGATTGCTCACACTGCTCAGAGTTATACAATCTATTTAAAATTGTCAG cTAAAACGTGGGGTCCTGGTGCTGAACAAGGAGGGATTCTTCAAACATCATCCTGTAAACTTGATCTCAAAGAACCTTACTATAGAATGTCTCAACCGCAAGCTTATCCATTAGCCCAAGATCAGCAACCTCAACCACTTTTACAGACACAG GATATACACATCCAATCTCAAGAGTTGGATGAAGTGGAGATGATGCAACAGCCTTCTACTAAGTCGTGTGCTCAGATTGACTCCCTCATGCAGAATGCATCATAA
- the LOC100806408 gene encoding TOG array regulator of axonemal microtubules protein 2 produces the protein MALRPIDNALPTTTPERPKKQPKIAVATQKQQDRASVNGENVVPLPSSEDATVDYVSSDNLKPLADPEVKIQSLVEDLDSKNWIKVCESLNDVRRFSLLHSSLLFPILGKIVLVVAKTMRNPRSALCKTAIMAAADIFSAFGDKLLEPETSDAFDGLLLQLLLKASQDKRFVCEEADRALGIMVGSMTPLPLLKKLRVYVSHKNLRVRAKAAVSLSNCVSKMGLEEMEQFGLAELIEVAADLLNDRLPEARDAARSIATSMYEALTKDSEEMMELWQSFCQSKLPPIHALSILKIVKP, from the exons ATGGCACTCAGACCCATCGACAACGCTCTTCCGACAACAACCCCAGAGAGACCCAAAAAACAACCTAAAATCGCTGTTGCAACCCAAAAACAACAAGATCGTGCTTCCGTCAACGGCGAAAACGTAGTTCCATTGCCATCATCTGAGGATGCCACTGTTGACTATGTCTCCTCCGACAACCTTAAACCCTTGGCGGACCCCGAAGTTAAGATTCAG AGTTTGGTGGAAGATTTGGATTCGAAAAATTGGATCAAGGTTTGTGAATCGTTGAATGATGTTAGGCGCTTCTCGTTACTCCACTCCTCTCTTCTATTCCCAATCTT GGGTAAAATTGTGTTGGTGGTGGCGAAGACAATGAGGAACCCTCGTAGTGCTCTTTGCAAAACTGCTATTATGGCTGCTGCTGATATTTTCAGTGCATTTGGTGACAAGCTGCTTGAACCAGAGACCTCTGATGCATTTGATGGCTTG CTGCTACAGCTGCTGCTGAAGGCATCCCAAGATAAAAGGTTTGTGTGTGAAGAAGCTGATAGAGCACTTGGCATAATGGTGGGCTCCATGACCCCTCTTCCACTGCTTAAGAAACTGAGGGTATATGTGAGTCACAAAAACCTTAGGGTCAGGGCTAAGGCTGCTGTTTCTCTCTCCAACTGTGTCTCCAAGATG GGGCTTGAAGAAATGGAGCAGTTTGGTTTGGCTGAACTGATTGAAGTGGCGGCGGATTTACTGAATGATAGACTTCCTGAGGCAAGAGATGCGGCACGAAGTATTGCAACTTCGATGTACGAGGCACTGACAAAGGACTCGGAAGAGATGATGGAATTGTGGCAGAGCTTCTGCCAATCCAAGTTGCCACCAATCCATGctctttcaattttgaaaatagttAAGCCCTAA
- the LOC100804807 gene encoding ABC transporter C family member 14, with translation MSSSFSPSWLTSPSCSALDIDSSSPTALLIVQWLRFILLSPCPQRVLLSAVDSIFLLSLLAFAAVKLYSRFTSNTTSNNTITKPLLQEKDSDYKVTFWFKLPLLVTTLLAIAYTVLSILAFTQTSLSSWKLIEALFRLFQAASNIVVAILMAHEKKFKASKHPLSLRIYWIANLMVSCLFATSAIVRLITIDVAKVELCLRVDDVFSLVNLPLSAFLFLVAMKGSTGIQVIRISDVVTTYQSLYSDRTLSPYAYSSFFSKTVWLWMNPLLNKGYQTPLKLEDVPSLPIDFRAEKMSELFHRNWPKPEENSKHPVGLTLFRCFWKHIAFTGFLAIIRLGVMYIGPMLIQSFVDFTSRKDSTPYEGLVLILVLYLAKSTEVLSVHQFNFHSQKLGMLIRSSLITSIYKKGLRLSSSSRQAHGTGQIVNHMSVDAQQLADLMMQFHPIWLMPLQVTTALVLIYSNIGVSAFAALLGSSIVFVFTLFRTKRTNSFQFMIMKSRDLRMKATNELLNNMRVIKFQAWEEYFGNKIGKFREAEHGWIGKFLYYFAVNMGVLSSAPLLVTVLTFGSATLLGVPLNAGTVFTITSVIKILQEPVRTFPQALIVISQAMISLGRLDEFLMSKEMDEGAVERVEGCNGSDTAVEIKDGEFSWDDVDGNAALRVEEMEIKKGDHAAVVGAVGSGKSSLLASVLGEMFKISGKVRVCGSIAYVAQTSWIQNATIQDNILFGLPMNREKYREAIRVCCLEKDLEMMEHRDQTEIGERGINLSGGQKQRVQLARAVYQDSDIYLLDDVFSAVDAQTGSFIFKECIMGALKNKTIILVTHQVDFLHNVDCIMVMREGKIVQSGKYDELLKAGLDFGALVAAHESSMEIAESSDRVGEDSAESPKLARIPSKEKENVGEKQPQEESKSDKASAKLIEDEERETGRVDLKVYKHYFTEAFGWWGVALMLAMSLAWILSFLAGDYWLAIGTAEDSAFPPSTFIIVYACIAGLVCTVVMIRSVLFTYWGLKTSQSFFSGMLESILHAPMSFFDTTPSGRILSRVSTDILWVDISIPMLVNFVMVAYFSVTSILIVTCQNAWETVFLLIPLFWLNNWYRKYYLASSRELTRLDSITKAPVIHHFSETIAGVMTIRGFRKQNAFCQENIDKVNASLRMDFHNNGANEWLGFRLDYMGVIFLCFATIFMIFLPSAIIKPEYVGLSLSYGLALSSLLAFTISMTCSVENKMVSVERIKQFSSLPSEAPWKIADKTPPQNWPSQGIIELTNLQVRYRPNTPLVLKGISLTIEAGEKIGVVGRTGSGKSTLIQVLFRLIEPSAGKITVDGINICTLGLHDVRSRFGIIPQEPVLFQGTVRSNIDPLGLYSEEEIWKSLERCQLKDVVAAKPEKLEAPVVDGGDNWSVGQRQLLCLGRIMLKSSKILFMDEATASVDSQTDAVIQKIIREDFADRTIISIAHRIPTVMDCDRVLVIDAGYAKEYDKPSRLLERHSLFGALVKEYSNRSAELEA, from the exons atgtcttcttctttttcacctTCTTGGTTAACTTCTCCTTCATGTTCCGCTTTGGACATAGATTCATCTTCCCCTACTGCGTTACTCATAGTTCAGTGGTTGAGGTTTATTCTTCTATCTCCATGTCCACAAAGAgttcttctttctgctgttgaTTCAATCTTCTTGCTCTCTCTCTTAGCCTTTGCAGCAGTTAAACTCTATTCCCGATTCACTTCTAACACCACCTCCAACAACACCATCACCAAACCCCTTCTGCAAGAGAAAGACTCTGACTACAAAGTCACCTTCTGGTTCAAACTACCCCTCTTGGTAACTACCCTTTTGGCCATAGCTTACACTGTTCTAAGCATCTTGGCCTTCACTCAAACGAGCCTCTCGTCATGGAAACTCATAGAGGCTCTTTTTCGCCTCTTTCAGGCGGCGTCCAACATAGTGGTGGCGATCCTAATGGCTCAtgagaagaagttcaaagcttCCAAGCACCCTTTGTCGCTGAGAATCTATTGGATTGCGAACTTGATGGTTTCGTGCTTGTTCGCCACCTCGGCCATTGTTCGATTGATAACCATCGATGTAGCGAAAGTTGAGCTTTGTTTGAGGGTGGACGACGTGTTCTCGTTGGTTAACCTTCCACTTTCTGCGTTCCTTTTCCTAGTAGCAATGAAAGGGTCAACCGGGATTCAAGTGATCAGAATTTCTGATGTAGTGACAACATATCAGTCCCTTTACAGTGACAGAACTTTGAGCCCTTATGCATATTCTTCGTTCTTCTCCAAAACAGTGTGGCTTTGGATGAACCCTTTGCTGAATAAAGGGTACCAAACACCCCTCAAGCTTGAAGATGTGCCTTCACTTCCTATTGATTTCAGAGCAGAGAAAATGTCAGAGCTTTTCCATAGAAATTGGCCAAAGCCAGAGGAAAACAGCAAGCACCCGGTTGGACTAACCTTGTTCAGATGCTTCTGGAAGCACATAGCCTTCACTGGCTTCCTTGCAATTATAAGGCTTGGAGTTATGTACATTGGTCCAATGCTTATTCAGAGTTTCGTTGATTTCACTTCAAGAAAAGACAGCACCCCCTATGAAGGCCTTGTTCTGATACTGGTCCTGTATTTGGCAAAATCAACCGAAGTCCTCTCTGTGCACCAATTCAATTTTCACTCTCAGAAGCTCGGCATGCTCATTCGTTCCAGCCTAATCACTTCTATCTACAAAAAAGGTCTGAGATTGTCGAGCTCTTCAAGGCAGGCTCACGGGACCGGACAGATTGTGAACCACATGTCTGTTGACGCACAACAGCTCGCGGATTTGATGATGCAGTTTCACCCCATATGGCTCATGCCCCTGCAGGTAACTACAGCTCTGGTCCTTATCTACAGCAACATTGGCGTGTCGGCTTTCGCGGCGCTGCTTGGATCGAgtattgtgtttgttttcacTCTCTTCCGGACAAAGAGAACCAACAGCTTTCAGTTTATGATAATGAAGAGCCGTGACTTGAGGATGAAGGCAACTAATGAATTGTTGAACAACATGCGTGTCATCAAGTTTCAAGCCTGGGAGGAGTACTTTGGCAACAAGATTGGCAAGTTTCGCGAAGCGGAACATGGTTGGATTGGGAAATTCTTGTACTACTTTGCTGTTAACATGGGGGTTCTGAGCTCTGCTCCGTTGTTGGTAACTGTTCTCACGTTTGGAAGTGCTACTCTTCTTGGTGTTCCTCTGAATGCTGGCACTGTATTTACAATCACTTCAGTCATCAAGATTCTGCAGGAGCCCGTGAGGACCTTCCCTCAGGCTCTCATCGTCATTTCGCAGGCGATGATTTCTCTCGGGAGGCTGGATGAGTTCTTGATGAGCAAGGAAATGGATGAGGGAGCAGTGGAGAGAGTCGAGGGCTGCAACGGCAGCGACACGGCCGTGGAGATCAAGGATGGCGAATTCTCGTGGGACGATGTAGATGGGAATGCGGCTCTGAGAGTTGAAGAGATGGAAATCAAGAAAGGGGACCATGCTGCTGTTGTGGGAGCTGTTGGCTCTGGCAAGTCTTCCTTGTTGGCTTCTGTGTTGGGGGAAATGTTCAAGATATCAGGAAAG GTCAGAGTTTGTGGGTCAATAGCCTATGTAGCCCAGACATCATGGATTCAGAATGCAACCATCCAAGACAACATATTGTTTGGTTTACCAATGAACAGAGAGAAGTACAGGGAAGCCATAAGAGTGTGCTGCTTGGAAAAGGATCTTGAAATGATGGAACATAGAGACCAGACTGAGATTGGAGAAAGGGGTATTAATCTCAGTGGTGGCCAGAAGCAACGTGTACAACTTGCTAGAGCTGTGTACCAAGACTCTGACATCTATCTCCTTGATGATGTATTCAGTGCTGTTGATGCACAAACTggatcatttatttttaag GAATGTATTATGGGAGCTCTCAAAAATAAGACCATAATACTTGTAACCCACCAAGTGGACTTCTTGCATAATGTTGACTGTATAATG GTAATGCGAGAAGGGAAAATCGTGCAAAGTGGCAAGTATGATGAACTTCTCAAAGCAGGCTTGGATTTTGGTGCACTTGTGGCTGCTCACGAATCCTCTATGGAGATTGCAGAGTCTAGTGATAGAGTTGGTGAAGATTCTGCTGAGTCTCCAAAACTTGCTCGGATCCCttcaaaagaaaaggaaaacgtGGGCGAAAAGCAACCTCAAGAAGAATCCAAGTCAGATAAGGCTTCAGCAAAGCTCATTGAAGACGAAGAAAGGGAAACCGGTCGTGTGGACCTCAAAGTGTATAAACACTATTTCACTGAAGCATTTGGGTGGTGGGGTGTTGCACTGATGCTGGCAATGTCTCTAGCATGGATTTTATCCTTCTTGGCTGGTGACTACTGGCTAGCAATTGGAACTGCAGAAGATAGTGCCTTTCCTCCTTCTACATTCATCATTGTCTATGCTTGCATAGCAGGTCTTGTATGTACTGTGGTGATGATCAGATCAGTCTTATTTACATATTGGGGTCTAAAGACATCTCAAAGCTTCTTCAGTGGAATGCTTGAAAGCATCTTGCATGCACCAATGTCATTCTTTGACACAACTCCCTCTGGCAGAATTTTGAGTCGT GTATCTACTGATATACTTTGGGTTGATATCTCAATTCCAATGTTGGTGAACTTCGTCATGGTTGCTTACTTCTCAGTAACCAGCATCCTCATTGTAACATGCCAAAATGCTTGGGAAACGGTCTTCCTCTTAATCCCACTGTTCTGGCTGAATAACTGGTATCGG AAATATTACCTTGCATCTTCTCGGGAATTGACTCGCCTTGATTCCATCACCAAAGCTCCTGTGATTCACCATTTTTCAGAAACCATTGCTGGTGTTATGACCATACGCGGCTTCAGAAAGCAGAACGCATTTTGTCAAGAAAATATTGACAAAGTGAATGCTAGTCTGAGAATGGATTTCCACAACAACGGTGCTAATGAATGGCTTGGTTTTCGCTTGGACTATATGGGAGTGATTTTCCTTTGCTTTGCCACTATTTTTATGATCTTTCTGCCAAGTGCTATTATTAAGCCAG AATATGTTGGTTTGTCTTTGTCCTATGGCCTGGCTCTCAGTAGTCTCTTGGCATTTACCATAAGCATGACTTGTTCTGTTGAGAACAAAATGGTTTCAGTTGAGAGAATAAAGCAGTTCTCCAGCCTTCCCTCAGAAGCTCCATGGAAAATTGCTGACAAAACTCCTCCTCAGAATTGGCCCAGTCAAGGCATTATTGAGTTAACCAATTTGCAG GTTCGGTATCGACCAAATACTCCTCTGGTTCTCAAGGGAATCTCTCTCACCATTGAAGCAGGAGAAAAGATTGGTGTTGTTGGTCGTACAGGAAGTGGGAAATCAACCCTCATTCAGGTGTTATTTAGGTTGATTGAGCCTTCAGCTGGGAAAATAACTGTTGATGGAATCAACATTTGCACCCTGGGCCTTCATGATGTGAGGTCTAGATTTGGAATTATTCCTCAAGAGCCTGTCCTCTTTCAAGGAACAGTACGAAGCAACATTGACCCCCTTGGACTGTATTCAGAGGAAGAAATTTGGAAG AGTCTTGAGCGCTGCCAACTGAAAGATGTGGTGGCTGCAAAGCCAGAGAAACTTGAGGCTCCAG tgGTTGATGGTGGAGACAATTGGAGTGTGGGGCAAAGACAGCTTCTTTGCTTGGGAAGGATCATGCTAAAAAGCAGCAAAATATTGTTCATGGATGAGGCAACAGCATCCGTTGATTCGCAAACTGACGCTGTGATACAAAAGATCATCCGTGAGGACTTTGCGGATCGTACAATTATCAGCATTGCTCATAGAATACCAACAGTCATGGATTGTGACAGGGTTTTAGTCATTGATGCAG GCTATGCAAAGGAATATGACAAGCCATCGCGTTTGCTAGAAAGGCATTCACTTTTTGGAGCATTGGTTAAGGAGTACTCTAATAGATCAGCTGAACTAGAGGCTTAG